A genome region from Triticum aestivum cultivar Chinese Spring chromosome 2B, IWGSC CS RefSeq v2.1, whole genome shotgun sequence includes the following:
- the LOC123040073 gene encoding uncharacterized protein: protein MPPTNPSNEIPSPLPISAPRLSLARAPNPVGQSFHAHRRPAAPSLLLARPEQHQPILPTRFEARRRRRPLLHPSRWRAATPTTTRKKLTMARTAKEKQAGGAETMEVLLGRSPEIPSKMVNDWERIVPDFRSGDESTLHPGNDLLVQALQHYFGNTYLVQPVHDMVGFWGSKMEQAAELIRPGEKGRKYIFLLNNTCVVRQMVRRPGASFPNVEPLLTSMMKRYKKCYLDECWAPLKCLSSDEFTAEFLATCNRQMTWKVAAELRYKLRKEILELIAPPYDGSRVIDIDGLFEG, encoded by the exons ATGCCCCCGACCAACCCTTCCAACGAGATTCCAAGCCCGCTACCCATTTCGGCTCCACGCCTCTCGCTCGCGCGCGCCCCGAATCCCGTCGGCCAATCCTTCCACGCCCACCGCCGGCCTGCAGCTCCATCCCTCTTGCTCGCGCGCCCGGAACAGCATCAGCCAATCCTTCCAACGAGattcgaagctcgccgccgccgccgtccgctgctCCACCCCTCTCGCTGGCGCGCTGCCactccgacgacgacgaggaagaagcTGACGATGGCGAGGACGGCGAAGGAGAAGCAAGCCGGCGGAGCTGAAACAATGGAAGTGCTCCTCGGCAG GTCACCTGAGATTCCTAGCAAGATGGTGAATGATTGGGAAAGAATAGTCCCGGACTTCCGCAGCGGCGACGAATCAACACTTCATCCAGGAAATGACCTCCTCGTACAAGCCCTGCAGCATTATTTTGGTAACACATATTTGGTGCAGCCAGTACATGACATGGTTGGTTTCTGGGGATCTAAGATGGAGCAAGCTGCAGAGTTGATACGCCCAGGTGAAAAGGGTCGAAAATACATATTTCTCCTGAATAACACATGTGTTGTTCGTCAAATGGTGCGGCGTCCAGGAGCATCTTTCCCCAATGTAGAACCCTTGCTCACTTCAATGATGAAGCGATACAAAAAGTGCTACTTGGACGAGTGTTGGGCTCCTCTCAAGTGTTTAAGCTCGGATGAGTTTACCGCCGAATTTCTAGCCACCTGTAATCGCCAGATGACGTGGAAGGTTGCAGCCGAGCTCAGGTACAAACTGCGGAAAGAGATTTTGGAATTGATCGCTCCACCGTACGACGGAAGCCGTGTGATAGACATAGACGGGTTATTTGAAGGATGA